A single Perca flavescens isolate YP-PL-M2 chromosome 2, PFLA_1.0, whole genome shotgun sequence DNA region contains:
- the LOC114565677 gene encoding nocturnin isoform X1: METIVCRMGGGATRLYSALTQTRGSSPLPLPLPQQPDNTNLDPAFCQEQKGSPACPPDPAELLRQCEEALGDRPPRLHRKFTHLDDGDSAPSSPIRVMQWNILAQALGEGLDSFVQCPPEALRWSRRKYLILEEILTYRPHILCLQEVDHYYDTLQPVLAGLGYSSNFCPKPWSPCLDVEGNNGPDGCALFFDQSRYELVDSASVRLSAIRIPTNQVAVVTMLRCRSTGRCVCVAVTHLKARSGWEWLRSAQGSDLLRHLQTLVQKPGGDPGGAVSSDIPLLICGDFNAVPTEEVYRRFAASPLGLDSAYKKLSQDGLTEPEYTTWKIRPTGECCSTLDYIWYSRHTLRVDAVLDMPTEEQIGPNRLPSFTYPSDHLSLVCDFSFKEEE, encoded by the exons TGTGTCGGATGGGTGGAGGCGCCACCCGGCTGTACAGCGCCCTGACTCAGACCCGCGGCAgctctcctctccccctccccctcccccagcAGCCTGACAACACAAACCTGGATCCAGCTTTCTGCCAG GAGCAGAAGGGGTCCCCTGCATGTCCCCCCGATCCAGCGGAGCTGCTTCGACAGTGTGAAGAGGCCCTCGGGGACCGACCTCCCCGCCTCCACAGGAAGTTCACTCACCTCGACGATGGAGACAGCGCCCCCAGCAGCCCCATCAGGGTGATGCAGTGGAACATACTGGCCCAAG CCCTGGGCGAGGGACTTGACAGTTTTGTCCAGTGTCCTCCGGAGGCCCTCCGCTGGTCCCGTAGGAAGTACCTCATCCTAGAGGAGATCCTCACCTACCGACCTCATATCCTGTGTCTGCAGGAAGTCGACCACTACTACGACACCCTCCAGCCGGTTCTGGCAGGCCTGGGTTACAGCAGCAACTTTTGCCCTAAACCCTGGTCGCCGTGCCTGGACGTGGAGGGCAACAACGGCCCCGACGGCTGCGCGCTGTTCTTCGATCAGTCGCGGTACGAGCTCGTGGACAGCGCCAGCGTACGCCTTTCTGCCATAAGGATTCCAACCAATCAG GTCGCCGTGGTGACGATGCTGCGTTGCCGGAGCACGGGGAGATGCGTGTGCGTGGCCGTGACCCATCTGAAGGCTCGTTCTGGCTGGGAGTGGCTCCGCAGCGCCCAGGGCTCCGACCTCCTGCGCCACCTCCAGACTCTGGTCCAGAAACCCGGCGGCGACCCCGGGGGCGCCGTCAGCTCTGACATTCCTCTGCTCATATGTGGAGATTTCAACGCAGTCCCGACTGAGGAGGTGTACCGACGCTTCGCCGCGTCGCCCCTCGGCTTGGACTCGGCCTATAAGAAACTCAGTCAGGACGGTTTGACTGAGCCCGAGTACACCACGTGGAAGATCCGGCCTACAGGGGAATGCTGCTCCACTCTGGACTACATCTGGTACAGTCGGCACACGCTGAGAGTGGACGCCGTTTTGGACATGCCCACCGAGGAGCAGATTGGGCCAAACAGGCTTCCGTCCTTCACTTATCCGTCTGACCACCTCTCTCTGGTTTGCGACTTTAGCTTTAAGGAGGAGGAGTGA
- the LOC114565677 gene encoding nocturnin isoform X2, with protein MGGGATRLYSALTQTRGSSPLPLPLPQQPDNTNLDPAFCQEQKGSPACPPDPAELLRQCEEALGDRPPRLHRKFTHLDDGDSAPSSPIRVMQWNILAQALGEGLDSFVQCPPEALRWSRRKYLILEEILTYRPHILCLQEVDHYYDTLQPVLAGLGYSSNFCPKPWSPCLDVEGNNGPDGCALFFDQSRYELVDSASVRLSAIRIPTNQVAVVTMLRCRSTGRCVCVAVTHLKARSGWEWLRSAQGSDLLRHLQTLVQKPGGDPGGAVSSDIPLLICGDFNAVPTEEVYRRFAASPLGLDSAYKKLSQDGLTEPEYTTWKIRPTGECCSTLDYIWYSRHTLRVDAVLDMPTEEQIGPNRLPSFTYPSDHLSLVCDFSFKEEE; from the exons ATGGGTGGAGGCGCCACCCGGCTGTACAGCGCCCTGACTCAGACCCGCGGCAgctctcctctccccctccccctcccccagcAGCCTGACAACACAAACCTGGATCCAGCTTTCTGCCAG GAGCAGAAGGGGTCCCCTGCATGTCCCCCCGATCCAGCGGAGCTGCTTCGACAGTGTGAAGAGGCCCTCGGGGACCGACCTCCCCGCCTCCACAGGAAGTTCACTCACCTCGACGATGGAGACAGCGCCCCCAGCAGCCCCATCAGGGTGATGCAGTGGAACATACTGGCCCAAG CCCTGGGCGAGGGACTTGACAGTTTTGTCCAGTGTCCTCCGGAGGCCCTCCGCTGGTCCCGTAGGAAGTACCTCATCCTAGAGGAGATCCTCACCTACCGACCTCATATCCTGTGTCTGCAGGAAGTCGACCACTACTACGACACCCTCCAGCCGGTTCTGGCAGGCCTGGGTTACAGCAGCAACTTTTGCCCTAAACCCTGGTCGCCGTGCCTGGACGTGGAGGGCAACAACGGCCCCGACGGCTGCGCGCTGTTCTTCGATCAGTCGCGGTACGAGCTCGTGGACAGCGCCAGCGTACGCCTTTCTGCCATAAGGATTCCAACCAATCAG GTCGCCGTGGTGACGATGCTGCGTTGCCGGAGCACGGGGAGATGCGTGTGCGTGGCCGTGACCCATCTGAAGGCTCGTTCTGGCTGGGAGTGGCTCCGCAGCGCCCAGGGCTCCGACCTCCTGCGCCACCTCCAGACTCTGGTCCAGAAACCCGGCGGCGACCCCGGGGGCGCCGTCAGCTCTGACATTCCTCTGCTCATATGTGGAGATTTCAACGCAGTCCCGACTGAGGAGGTGTACCGACGCTTCGCCGCGTCGCCCCTCGGCTTGGACTCGGCCTATAAGAAACTCAGTCAGGACGGTTTGACTGAGCCCGAGTACACCACGTGGAAGATCCGGCCTACAGGGGAATGCTGCTCCACTCTGGACTACATCTGGTACAGTCGGCACACGCTGAGAGTGGACGCCGTTTTGGACATGCCCACCGAGGAGCAGATTGGGCCAAACAGGCTTCCGTCCTTCACTTATCCGTCTGACCACCTCTCTCTGGTTTGCGACTTTAGCTTTAAGGAGGAGGAGTGA